A stretch of the Oenococcus sp. UCMA 16435 genome encodes the following:
- a CDS encoding ATP-binding cassette domain-containing protein, with protein MEIDSPSIVELSGKNGVGKTTLLSILGGICSFSGTILYDEINLKNNYDSYMQKSIFISNSPFMYDYLTVKEMIDFINDLAIPSIEWREELSILFEDLSLKRYENVFIKDLSLGTAQKVSIIVSMLNQPSLILLDEPFVNIDKESVKVLKNFFKTYIFSHNAILIYASHDSAIANNFANNFIHLLERDGHTFVENK; from the coding sequence TTGGAAATTGATAGTCCCTCAATTGTTGAATTATCCGGTAAAAATGGTGTCGGCAAAACAACACTTTTGAGCATTTTAGGCGGTATTTGTTCTTTTTCGGGAACTATCCTATATGATGAAATTAATTTAAAGAATAATTATGACAGCTATATGCAAAAATCCATTTTTATTAGCAATAGTCCATTTATGTATGACTATCTAACAGTCAAAGAAATGATTGATTTCATTAATGATTTGGCAATTCCATCGATAGAATGGAGAGAGGAACTGTCAATTTTATTCGAAGATCTTTCTTTAAAACGTTATGAAAATGTGTTTATAAAGGATCTTTCTCTTGGAACGGCACAAAAAGTTTCAATTATTGTTTCCATGTTGAATCAACCATCATTAATTCTTCTGGATGAGCCGTTTGTAAATATTGACAAAGAATCCGTAAAAGTATTAAAGAATTTTTTTAAAACGTATATTTTTTCTCATAATGCAATATTAATTTATGCTTCCCATGATTCTGCTATTGCAAATAATTTTGCCAATAACTTCATTCATTTGCTGGAAAGAGACGGTCATACGTTTGTTGAAAATAAGTGA
- a CDS encoding ATP-binding cassette domain-containing protein — protein MILIKIENLTKKYKEKVLLEKLNFTFSPGIYWLKGSNGQGKSTFFDIVAGLDHNITGKVKVDRNKMLYLTNYPIGLLPFTVSENLAILFKTFDLHLSSTQEEILNVFLDNSLSDPYSVLSTGQKMKIGLSLVLLADWNIVLLDETFSTIDTESRDILVSRLNYLVSQKGTIVIYVSHGEVSPKLTKISKIISIKNKRFVYERE, from the coding sequence ATGATTCTAATAAAAATCGAAAATTTAACAAAAAAGTATAAAGAGAAAGTTCTTCTTGAAAAACTGAACTTTACTTTTTCCCCAGGAATCTACTGGTTAAAGGGATCTAACGGTCAAGGCAAAAGCACATTTTTTGATATCGTGGCCGGTTTGGATCATAACATAACTGGTAAAGTCAAAGTCGACCGTAACAAGATGCTTTATCTGACTAATTACCCAATAGGGCTTTTGCCATTTACTGTGTCGGAAAACTTAGCAATTCTTTTCAAGACATTTGATCTGCACTTATCATCAACTCAAGAAGAAATTTTAAACGTATTTTTAGATAACTCTCTTTCAGATCCGTATAGTGTTTTGTCAACTGGGCAGAAAATGAAAATAGGTCTTTCGTTAGTCTTACTGGCTGATTGGAATATCGTATTATTGGATGAGACTTTTTCAACAATAGATACTGAAAGTAGGGATATACTCGTAAGCAGATTGAACTATTTAGTATCTCAGAAAGGGACTATTGTCATTTACGTTTCTCATGGCGAAGTTTCTCCAAAACTAACCAAAATATCTAAAATCATAAGCATTAAAAATAAGAGGTTTGTTTATGAAAGGGAATAG
- the gap gene encoding type I glyceraldehyde-3-phosphate dehydrogenase: MTVKIGINGFGRIGRLAFRRIMELQDKASDIEVVAINDLTTPSMLAYLLKYDTTHGTLNADVSANDDTSTLTVNGKDYHIYSEKDARNLPWVKNDGVEYVLECTGFYTSKEKAQAHIDAGAKRVLISAPAGKIPTIVYGVNQDTLTSADTIVSAGSCTTQSLAPMARLLQDKFGIEVGTMTTIHAYTSTQMILDGPRSSKKRTNRTAASNTIPHSTGAAKAIGLVVPEVDGKLNGHAQRVAVVDGSVTELTTILSKKVTAEEVNDAFKEYTKGNASFGWNEDEIVSSDIINDTHGAVYDPTQLEVITAGDKQLVKTVSWYDNEYGFTSNMVRTLLNFAKLE, encoded by the coding sequence ATGACTGTAAAGATTGGTATTAATGGATTCGGACGAATTGGCCGTTTGGCTTTTCGCCGAATCATGGAATTGCAAGATAAAGCTTCAGATATTGAAGTCGTTGCTATCAATGATTTAACTACACCTTCGATGCTTGCTTACTTGCTTAAGTACGATACCACTCATGGCACTTTGAACGCCGATGTTTCAGCAAATGATGATACTTCTACTTTGACGGTTAACGGCAAAGACTATCACATCTACTCTGAAAAAGACGCTCGTAACCTTCCTTGGGTTAAGAACGATGGTGTTGAATATGTACTTGAGTGTACTGGATTCTATACTTCAAAAGAAAAGGCACAGGCTCATATTGATGCCGGTGCAAAGCGGGTATTGATTTCTGCACCTGCTGGTAAGATTCCTACAATTGTTTATGGTGTTAACCAAGATACTTTGACATCAGCTGACACAATTGTTTCCGCTGGTTCCTGCACTACTCAGTCCTTGGCCCCGATGGCTCGCTTGTTGCAAGACAAGTTTGGTATTGAAGTTGGAACCATGACTACTATCCATGCTTATACATCGACCCAAATGATTCTTGATGGACCTCGTAGCTCAAAGAAGCGTACCAACCGTACCGCTGCTTCGAACACAATCCCTCATAGCACTGGTGCTGCTAAGGCAATTGGCTTGGTTGTTCCAGAAGTCGATGGTAAGTTGAATGGCCATGCTCAGCGTGTTGCTGTTGTTGATGGTTCTGTAACTGAATTAACAACTATTTTGTCAAAGAAAGTTACTGCTGAAGAAGTTAACGATGCCTTTAAGGAATACACCAAGGGCAACGCAAGCTTTGGTTGGAACGAAGATGAAATTGTTTCGTCCGATATCATTAACGATACTCATGGGGCTGTTTACGATCCAACTCAATTGGAAGTTATTACTGCCGGAGACAAGCAATTAGTTAAGACTGTTTCTTGGTATGATAATGAATATGGATTCACTTCAAACATGGTCCGTACTTTGCTTAACTTTGCTAAGTTGGAATAA
- the secG gene encoding preprotein translocase subunit SecG, producing MEHIILTALIVLGIIIVISIMMQPSKQQDALSALSGGASDLFQAQKSRGFESVMKRATAVMGIIWLLLGLLLMILQNR from the coding sequence ATGGAACATATTATTTTAACTGCATTAATCGTGTTGGGGATCATTATTGTAATAAGTATCATGATGCAGCCAAGTAAGCAGCAGGATGCCTTAAGTGCTCTTTCGGGAGGCGCTAGCGATCTTTTTCAGGCGCAGAAATCTCGTGGTTTTGAGTCTGTGATGAAAAGGGCGACAGCAGTGATGGGCATAATCTGGTTGCTACTGGGCTTATTGCTCATGATTCTTCAAAATAGATAA
- a CDS encoding GtrA family protein: MLEKARNYYRQKRSVVNYIIFGVSAFFISFLVFALLEQLTPMDWATANIVAWIAATIFSYYTNRSYVFNSHHEKFLPEAVEMARFFVGRGFTLIAEQLILWMGIQLLGMYALTVKLIAQIVVITLNYIISKFIVFRKKENKKASEIRKSNR; this comes from the coding sequence ATGCTTGAGAAGGCAAGAAATTATTACCGACAAAAAAGAAGCGTTGTTAATTACATAATTTTTGGTGTTTCAGCTTTCTTTATTAGTTTTTTAGTTTTTGCTCTTTTAGAGCAATTAACACCAATGGATTGGGCTACGGCGAATATTGTCGCCTGGATAGCAGCCACAATATTTAGTTACTATACAAATCGATCATATGTTTTTAATAGTCACCATGAGAAATTCCTACCCGAGGCAGTAGAAATGGCTCGTTTTTTTGTTGGCCGTGGTTTTACATTGATTGCCGAACAATTGATCTTATGGATGGGAATTCAATTATTGGGGATGTACGCTTTGACAGTCAAACTGATTGCACAAATTGTTGTTATTACCCTGAATTATATAATCAGCAAATTTATTGTTTTTAGAAAGAAAGAAAATAAAAAAGCTTCTGAAATTAGAAAATCAAATCGATAA
- a CDS encoding 1,4-beta-N-acetylmuramidase, whose translation MQKKQGRTKKNFLDYIFFILLAFGLVWTITLWTTAKAPARKSDTVSSKGTSQKADSQNESKKTDAGTKKHSSRSASSSSSVSSISSSDSQATKANIKKYALGTTLSSDQPYTDYSYLKSQNVKFVYFRSTTGNSSFDNLFLTSIKSAKEAGLSVGSMTIYDPSITAYSAYLYFVKKVGKKVGNLPIAVYVTDDSITDDNSITNLLGLLQDLKEYYPNNSVIVRCDKTVYDEVHAKLASLNLKYWLIENNLDGLGSENQFVQYNANGKVGSGMRSFRLPLSVFDGSKADLKKFSEGIEK comes from the coding sequence GTGCAAAAGAAGCAGGGTAGGACAAAAAAGAATTTTCTGGATTATATTTTCTTTATTTTGCTTGCCTTTGGACTTGTCTGGACAATTACGCTTTGGACAACTGCCAAAGCTCCGGCCAGGAAGTCGGATACAGTTTCTTCTAAGGGTACCAGCCAAAAAGCCGATAGCCAAAACGAATCAAAAAAAACAGACGCTGGTACAAAAAAGCATTCAAGCAGATCTGCCAGCTCTTCCAGTTCTGTTAGCTCTATTAGTTCCAGCGATTCTCAAGCAACAAAAGCCAATATAAAGAAATATGCTTTAGGGACAACGCTTAGTTCCGATCAGCCTTATACGGACTATTCATATTTAAAATCTCAGAATGTTAAATTTGTTTATTTTCGTTCAACGACCGGTAACAGCAGTTTTGATAACCTTTTTCTCACATCGATCAAATCAGCAAAAGAAGCCGGTCTTTCTGTTGGATCAATGACTATTTATGATCCTTCGATCACCGCTTATTCGGCTTATCTATATTTTGTTAAAAAAGTCGGCAAAAAAGTTGGCAATCTTCCAATTGCCGTCTATGTTACCGACGATTCAATTACTGATGATAACTCAATTACGAATTTGCTTGGATTGTTGCAGGATTTAAAAGAATATTATCCAAATAATTCTGTGATTGTTCGTTGCGACAAGACGGTTTATGATGAGGTTCATGCTAAATTAGCCAGTTTGAATTTAAAATATTGGTTGATTGAAAACAATCTTGATGGCTTGGGTTCGGAGAACCAATTTGTCCAGTATAATGCTAATGGGAAGGTTGGTTCAGGAATGCGTTCCTTCCGCCTGCCTTTGTCGGTTTTTGATGGTAGCAAAGCCGATTTAAAAAAGTTCTCTGAAGGAATTGAAAAATGA
- a CDS encoding Gfo/Idh/MocA family oxidoreductase, with translation MIKLGLVGTHWITAQFAQAALETGKYEISAIYSRHKENAKNFSVQIKQTEASLYDDFYDFIDSGIQVVYLASPNSFHFQHAQIAIKHDVDVIVEKPSFSNPDQFKTIVDLLKLHPKIRLFEAARNYHDPNFKVIRSVVKNLDLLQGANLVYAHYSSRYDEYLTKPDNPPNVFTREFSGGALYDLGVYPLYDALGWFGYPEEIDYKAQLLENGIDAFGWINLKYSGSSVGIFISKIFTSAAPSEIFGLKHTIEIDSPSELNRIAVSNGQDKQFIADGRGRNPLFNEADDFADVLNDRFSEKSQSKYKEWFKTASQINQLLFDLRHSAGIHFPADDQ, from the coding sequence ATGATAAAACTTGGATTAGTTGGTACTCATTGGATTACAGCACAGTTTGCCCAAGCGGCGCTTGAAACCGGAAAGTACGAAATATCGGCAATCTATTCTCGCCATAAAGAAAATGCCAAGAATTTTTCGGTACAGATTAAACAGACTGAAGCCTCGTTATATGATGATTTTTATGATTTTATTGACTCTGGAATTCAGGTTGTTTATCTAGCCTCTCCTAATTCTTTTCATTTTCAACATGCTCAAATTGCAATTAAACATGACGTTGATGTGATCGTTGAAAAACCTTCTTTTTCAAATCCTGATCAATTTAAGACGATTGTTGATTTATTGAAGCTTCATCCAAAAATCCGCTTGTTTGAAGCTGCAAGAAATTACCATGATCCAAATTTTAAAGTTATTCGATCAGTGGTAAAAAACCTCGATTTATTACAAGGAGCAAATTTAGTCTATGCTCACTATTCGAGCCGTTACGATGAATATTTAACGAAACCCGACAATCCGCCGAATGTTTTTACAAGAGAGTTTTCTGGTGGGGCGCTTTATGATTTAGGTGTTTATCCGCTCTATGATGCGCTTGGCTGGTTTGGTTATCCTGAAGAAATCGATTATAAAGCACAATTGTTAGAAAATGGTATTGATGCTTTTGGTTGGATTAATCTGAAATATAGTGGTTCTTCTGTTGGCATTTTCATTTCAAAAATATTTACTTCAGCTGCCCCGAGTGAAATATTCGGCCTTAAACACACGATTGAAATCGATAGTCCTTCTGAGTTGAATCGAATTGCTGTATCTAATGGCCAGGATAAGCAGTTTATTGCCGATGGCAGAGGTCGGAACCCGCTTTTTAATGAAGCTGATGATTTTGCCGACGTTTTAAATGATCGTTTCAGTGAAAAGAGCCAGTCCAAATATAAAGAGTGGTTTAAAACCGCTTCTCAGATTAATCAGTTACTTTTCGATTTGAGACACAGTGCTGGGATTCATTTTCCTGCTGATGATCAATAA
- a CDS encoding PLP-dependent aminotransferase family protein, protein MNRLATRIEKTSNSGLDKLFAATKEKQIIFSAGYPDHNLFPEKELAQAAKDVFEKKQVKLLQYNTSVGLLELRQKLVKKMDWHDKINTDTNHVMLTQGAQQGIDLAARLMLNKNDGLVVEGPTYIGALAAFQAYEPNFYEIPVEEDGMNINFLEDILKKHDVKMIYTVPDFQNPTGAVMSLEKRQRLIELANKYNIVILEDGTYRDLRYGGQNLPTIKSFDKQGRVVYVSSFSKILAPGLRLGWLTAEDKLFKALIGLKSGADIESSNLTMSIVNTYLDNNSLEDHIALLCDSYRQKKDVMVSAMRANMPSIAKFTDPQGGFFVWLTMPENFDMDKFTNQQILSKSGVLITSSTNLYPSGSIKNAARINFTGESLTNIELGIKKLGQALNETWDKQIKNKIVQVK, encoded by the coding sequence ATGAATCGTTTGGCGACTAGAATCGAAAAAACATCAAATAGCGGATTAGACAAACTTTTTGCCGCAACAAAAGAAAAGCAGATTATCTTTTCGGCCGGTTATCCCGACCATAATCTTTTTCCGGAAAAAGAATTAGCACAGGCTGCAAAAGATGTTTTTGAAAAAAAGCAGGTTAAACTGCTTCAATATAATACCAGTGTCGGATTATTAGAATTACGGCAAAAATTAGTCAAAAAAATGGATTGGCACGACAAGATTAATACCGATACAAACCATGTGATGCTGACTCAAGGCGCCCAACAAGGAATTGATCTAGCTGCTCGTTTAATGCTAAATAAAAATGACGGTCTAGTCGTCGAGGGGCCGACTTATATCGGCGCTTTAGCAGCCTTTCAAGCTTACGAACCAAATTTTTACGAAATCCCGGTCGAAGAAGACGGTATGAATATTAATTTCTTGGAAGACATTTTAAAAAAACACGATGTAAAGATGATTTATACGGTTCCGGATTTTCAAAATCCGACTGGAGCGGTAATGTCTTTGGAAAAGCGCCAAAGGTTAATTGAATTAGCAAATAAATATAATATTGTAATTCTTGAAGACGGAACATACCGCGACTTACGTTATGGTGGCCAAAATTTGCCAACAATCAAATCTTTCGACAAGCAAGGAAGAGTTGTCTACGTCAGCAGTTTTTCTAAAATTCTCGCTCCGGGATTACGCTTGGGATGGCTAACGGCCGAAGACAAACTTTTTAAAGCCTTGATTGGTCTAAAAAGCGGAGCCGACATTGAATCCAGTAATTTAACAATGTCGATTGTCAATACTTACCTGGATAACAATAGCTTGGAAGATCACATCGCTTTACTTTGCGACAGTTATCGCCAAAAGAAAGACGTTATGGTATCAGCCATGCGTGCCAATATGCCAAGTATAGCTAAATTTACCGATCCTCAAGGCGGTTTCTTTGTTTGGTTGACGATGCCGGAAAATTTCGATATGGATAAGTTTACAAATCAGCAGATCTTATCAAAATCAGGCGTTTTAATTACGTCATCTACCAATCTCTATCCATCTGGAAGCATTAAAAATGCTGCCAGAATTAACTTCACGGGTGAATCACTGACAAATATCGAACTTGGTATCAAAAAATTGGGCCAAGCACTCAACGAAACCTGGGATAAGCAAATCAAAAACAAAATTGTTCAAGTAAAATAA
- a CDS encoding LysR family transcriptional regulator, whose protein sequence is MVNFSYRVFAAVVEKRTFFHAAELLNVTPSAVSHSINQLESELGFPLFLRNHSGVELTSDGKTVLPVIQAILNTEEELHQIAASIKGLNSGRIRIGAFSSVCINWLPTIIQHFKNQYPQVEVTVFQGNFNQIVAGVSNGSIDIGFSSLPVDDKLLVEPLIKDRIYCIAPSDFVPRDKENVTDQDIGHRRFILQQIDYDRDTKKALDRYNVTPNSLTYSIDDQSILSMVESGLGLGILPELALKKLSGDVNVYPFDENFARTICLVTNKNQAQAPSTKRMLKEIDSFLQDTYKDKFLG, encoded by the coding sequence ATGGTTAATTTTTCTTATCGGGTTTTTGCTGCAGTCGTTGAAAAAAGAACTTTTTTTCACGCAGCTGAATTATTAAACGTGACTCCCAGCGCAGTCAGCCATTCAATTAATCAGTTGGAAAGCGAACTAGGTTTCCCATTGTTTTTGAGAAACCATAGTGGGGTTGAACTGACCAGTGATGGAAAAACAGTTTTGCCGGTAATTCAAGCCATTTTGAATACCGAAGAAGAGCTCCACCAGATTGCTGCCAGTATCAAAGGTTTAAATAGTGGAAGAATTCGGATCGGTGCCTTTAGTAGTGTCTGCATAAATTGGTTGCCAACGATTATTCAGCATTTTAAAAATCAATATCCACAGGTAGAAGTGACTGTTTTTCAAGGAAATTTCAATCAGATTGTTGCCGGTGTTTCAAACGGATCGATTGATATTGGCTTTAGTTCTTTACCTGTCGACGATAAGCTTTTAGTTGAACCTCTGATTAAAGATCGAATATACTGCATTGCGCCATCGGATTTTGTCCCAAGAGATAAAGAAAATGTTACAGATCAGGATATCGGTCATCGGCGTTTTATTCTCCAGCAAATCGACTACGACCGCGATACAAAAAAAGCTTTAGACCGATACAATGTCACGCCAAACTCGCTTACTTACTCAATTGACGATCAATCAATCCTTTCAATGGTGGAAAGTGGTTTAGGCTTAGGGATCTTACCGGAATTAGCCTTAAAAAAATTATCCGGTGATGTAAATGTTTATCCCTTTGATGAAAATTTTGCTCGGACAATTTGTTTGGTAACTAATAAAAATCAAGCTCAAGCACCTTCGACTAAAAGAATGCTTAAAGAGATCGATTCTTTTTTACAGGATACTTATAAAGACAAATTTTTGGGTTGA